One stretch of Amycolatopsis tolypomycina DNA includes these proteins:
- a CDS encoding FAD-dependent monooxygenase — translation MSGQESLPVAVVGGGPIGLITALGLVRYGIPVVVFEEDETLSLDTKAGTVLTRTLEVLHRYDAVDDVLRASLRIDEIGDIDRATGTARASVHTGLLGDDTRFPFVVNIPQHHLEPVLRRRLEELAPGIVHMGHRMTGFDQHDDHVSLRLDTPTGERRVAARYLLACDGGRSQTREQLGITVEGHTLDQRYMLVDLEADLDVANPRDYPYLAYFGDPAEWMILVRQPHCWRFLYPLEPGAPEPDRAELAAKAKRFIGDVDGLRVLGTNIYPVHHRVADRWRAGRVFLMGDAAHLITPMWALGLNTGVLDASNLPWRLAWVLRGWADESLLDGYEREQAPVAVRGSGEMAEAARAYMDRRDDGVSAMAGGGWGVAVTRSLLGVRLDVDGTGDWSMIATGETPRPLRAGDRLPDVRLFGPDGAVHAHDLCADTFVGLYFTDARRNPRLPADDTPGLRRLVVSRWDAPLDSPLRDRALFDPGSRAMRRLGVGPDTAVLLRPDGHVAAIAAFDPTIDVDPLGAAHARITGRVPAEGALT, via the coding sequence GTGAGCGGACAGGAATCCCTGCCGGTCGCTGTCGTCGGCGGCGGTCCGATCGGTCTCATCACGGCGCTGGGGCTGGTCCGTTACGGCATCCCGGTCGTGGTGTTCGAAGAAGACGAGACGCTCTCGCTGGACACCAAGGCGGGCACCGTGCTCACCCGCACCCTCGAAGTCCTGCACCGCTACGACGCCGTGGACGACGTGCTGCGCGCGTCACTGCGGATCGACGAGATCGGCGACATCGACCGCGCCACCGGTACCGCCCGCGCAAGCGTCCACACCGGACTTCTCGGCGACGACACGCGCTTCCCGTTCGTGGTCAACATCCCGCAGCACCACCTCGAACCCGTGCTCCGCCGCAGGCTGGAGGAACTCGCCCCCGGTATTGTCCACATGGGACACCGGATGACCGGCTTCGACCAGCACGACGACCACGTCTCGCTCCGCCTGGACACGCCCACGGGTGAGCGGCGAGTGGCCGCGCGGTACCTGCTGGCCTGCGACGGCGGCCGGTCCCAGACCCGCGAACAGCTCGGCATCACCGTCGAAGGCCACACGCTGGACCAGCGGTACATGCTCGTCGACCTGGAGGCCGACCTCGACGTCGCCAATCCGCGCGACTACCCGTACCTCGCCTACTTCGGTGACCCCGCCGAGTGGATGATCCTCGTCCGGCAGCCGCACTGCTGGCGGTTCCTGTATCCCCTCGAACCCGGCGCGCCCGAGCCGGACCGGGCCGAACTCGCCGCGAAGGCGAAGCGGTTCATCGGCGACGTCGACGGGCTGCGCGTGCTCGGCACCAACATCTACCCGGTGCACCACCGGGTCGCCGACCGCTGGCGCGCCGGCCGTGTCTTCCTGATGGGCGACGCCGCCCACCTCATCACCCCGATGTGGGCGCTCGGCCTCAACACCGGCGTGCTCGACGCGTCGAACCTGCCCTGGCGGCTGGCGTGGGTGCTCCGCGGCTGGGCCGACGAGTCCCTCTTGGACGGCTACGAGCGCGAGCAGGCCCCGGTCGCGGTCCGCGGCTCCGGCGAGATGGCCGAAGCGGCCCGCGCCTACATGGACCGCCGCGACGACGGCGTGTCCGCGATGGCCGGCGGCGGCTGGGGCGTCGCGGTGACCCGCTCCCTGCTCGGCGTCCGCCTCGACGTCGACGGCACCGGGGACTGGTCGATGATCGCCACCGGCGAGACACCCCGCCCGCTGCGGGCCGGCGACCGGCTGCCGGACGTCCGCCTGTTCGGCCCGGACGGCGCCGTCCACGCGCACGACCTCTGCGCCGACACGTTCGTCGGCCTGTACTTCACCGACGCGCGCCGCAACCCGCGGCTACCCGCCGACGACACGCCCGGACTGCGCCGCCTCGTGGTCAGCCGGTGGGACGCCCCGCTGGACTCGCCCCTGCGCGACCGCGCCCTGTTCGACCCCGGTTCACGAGCCATGCGGCGGCTGGGCGTCGGGCCGGACACGGCGGTGCTGCTGCGGCCGGACGGCCACGTGGCGGCGATCGCCGCCTTCGACCCCACCATCGACGTCGACCCGCTCGGTGCCGCCCACGCGCGGATCACCGGCCGGGTCCCGGCGGAAGGAGCCCTGACGTGA
- a CDS encoding Ldh family oxidoreductase yields MDATDPVPIEELTGEIGRTFAAAGLSANAARVVAESLVDADARGIPSHGTMLVPMYLERIRRGSVSTEETAVVVSDVGAVATLDGRNALGQLTGDQAMRLAVEKAKRYGIGAVTVRHAFHFGGAFRYVLAAAEQGCIGIAAANTRPLMPAPGGAAPVVGNNPLALAAPVPGRAPIVLDMALSEAALGKIRLAAADGRTIPATWSTDADGVPTTDPAAALAGMLLPAAGPKGYGLAVLVDVLTGVLSGGASGPEVAGLYADTAVPNDCAHFFLALDPACFGDGFPERIRTFADRLAASPVAPGHDRVYLPGELEALRHEQARAEGIRLTPAVRAALAEEVGAR; encoded by the coding sequence GTGGACGCAACCGACCCGGTGCCGATCGAGGAGCTGACCGGCGAGATCGGCCGGACCTTCGCCGCCGCGGGACTGTCCGCGAACGCCGCCCGCGTCGTCGCGGAGTCCCTTGTGGACGCCGATGCCCGCGGGATCCCCTCGCACGGCACGATGCTCGTCCCGATGTACCTCGAGCGGATCCGCCGCGGCTCGGTCAGCACGGAGGAAACCGCGGTCGTCGTCTCCGACGTCGGTGCGGTGGCCACTTTGGACGGTCGTAACGCGCTCGGGCAGCTCACCGGCGACCAGGCGATGCGGCTGGCGGTGGAAAAGGCAAAACGGTACGGCATCGGCGCCGTCACCGTCCGGCACGCGTTCCATTTCGGCGGCGCCTTCCGGTACGTCCTCGCCGCCGCCGAGCAGGGCTGCATCGGGATCGCCGCCGCGAACACCCGGCCGCTGATGCCCGCCCCGGGTGGCGCGGCGCCGGTCGTCGGCAACAACCCCTTGGCCCTGGCCGCCCCGGTTCCCGGTCGCGCGCCGATCGTCCTCGACATGGCCCTGTCCGAAGCCGCGCTCGGCAAGATCCGGCTCGCCGCGGCCGACGGCCGGACGATCCCCGCGACCTGGAGCACCGACGCCGACGGCGTCCCCACCACCGACCCGGCCGCCGCGCTCGCCGGGATGCTCCTGCCCGCAGCCGGCCCCAAGGGCTACGGCCTCGCCGTGCTGGTCGACGTCCTCACCGGCGTCCTGTCCGGCGGCGCGTCGGGCCCGGAGGTGGCCGGGCTCTACGCCGACACGGCCGTACCCAACGACTGCGCGCACTTCTTCCTCGCGCTCGACCCCGCCTGTTTCGGCGACGGCTTCCCCGAGCGGATCCGGACGTTCGCCGACCGGCTCGCGGCCTCGCCGGTCGCGCCGGGGCACGACCGCGTCTACCTGCCCGGTGAGCTGGAGGCCCTGCGGCACGAGCAGGCGCGGGCCGAAGGCATCCGGCTGACCCCGGCGGTCCGGGCCGCGCTGGCGGAGGAGGTGGGGGCGCGATGA
- a CDS encoding SDR family oxidoreductase, whose protein sequence is MQGLAGRTAVVTGGATIIGQAVVRALHTAGARVVIADIDDAGAKAVADELGDDVVAVPTDITDDTAIGRCVETAVDRFSGIDILVNLACSYVDEGADSTRAQWAQALDVNVVSAAMFAQAVRPHLATRGGAIVNFTSISAKVAQTGRWLYPVSKAAMVQLTRNMALDLAGDGIRVNSVSPGWTWSKVMDELTGSDRARTDRVAAPFHVLRRVGDPEEVANVVAFLCSDAASFVTGADWAVDGGYSAMGPEQAVPAIPQLSDPRR, encoded by the coding sequence ATGCAGGGACTCGCCGGACGGACCGCCGTCGTCACCGGCGGCGCGACGATCATCGGCCAGGCCGTGGTGCGCGCGCTGCACACCGCCGGCGCCAGGGTCGTCATCGCCGACATCGACGACGCCGGCGCCAAGGCCGTCGCCGACGAACTGGGTGACGACGTCGTCGCCGTGCCCACCGACATCACCGACGACACGGCGATCGGCCGGTGCGTCGAAACCGCGGTCGACCGGTTCAGCGGCATCGACATCCTGGTCAACCTCGCCTGTTCCTACGTCGACGAGGGTGCGGACTCGACCCGCGCGCAGTGGGCGCAGGCCCTGGACGTCAACGTCGTGAGCGCGGCGATGTTCGCCCAGGCCGTCCGCCCGCACCTGGCCACCCGCGGCGGCGCGATCGTCAACTTCACGTCCATCTCCGCCAAGGTCGCCCAAACCGGGCGCTGGCTCTACCCGGTGAGCAAGGCCGCGATGGTCCAGCTGACCCGGAACATGGCCCTCGACCTGGCCGGCGACGGCATCCGGGTGAACTCGGTCAGCCCCGGCTGGACCTGGTCGAAGGTCATGGACGAGCTCACCGGCTCCGACCGCGCCCGGACCGACCGGGTCGCGGCCCCCTTCCACGTCCTGCGCCGGGTCGGCGACCCGGAAGAGGTCGCGAACGTCGTGGCCTTCCTCTGCTCCGACGCGGCGTCCTTCGTCACCGGAGCCGACTGGGCCGTCGACGGCGGCTACTCGGCGATGGGCCCCGAACAGGCCGTCCCGGCCATCCCCCAGCTCAGCGACCCACGGAGGTAG
- a CDS encoding styrene monooxygenase/indole monooxygenase family protein, which produces MRTITIVGAGQAGLQLGIGLLDHGYDVTIVSNRTPDEIRAGKVMSSQCMFGGALARERSLGLNRWDDACPPVEGISFTVPDGSGGKAISWASRLDVPAQSVDQRVKMPAWMNEFELRGGKLDFTDAGVEHLESYARSSDLVIVAAGKGDIARLFERDTERSTYDAPQRSLALTYVTGMRPREEHSAVSFNLIPGVGEYFVFPALTTSGPCEIMVFEGVPGGPLDCWRDVRSPAEHLETSLRLVRQFLPWEAERCGDLALTDDNGVLAGRFPPTVRKPVGVLPSGATVLGLADVVVLNDPITGQGSNNASKCATSYLSSILEHGDRPFDREFQRQTFERYWDYAQYVAGWTNALLAPPPPHALELLGAAGAHPRIARRFVNGFDDPRDFFHWFMDPALAQGYLATVAA; this is translated from the coding sequence ATGCGCACGATCACCATCGTCGGCGCCGGCCAGGCCGGGCTCCAGCTCGGCATCGGCCTGCTCGACCACGGCTACGACGTCACGATCGTCTCGAACCGGACCCCGGACGAGATCCGGGCCGGCAAGGTCATGTCCAGCCAGTGCATGTTCGGCGGCGCCCTCGCCCGCGAACGCAGCCTGGGCCTCAACCGCTGGGACGACGCCTGCCCACCGGTCGAGGGCATCTCGTTCACCGTGCCCGACGGCAGCGGCGGCAAGGCGATCTCGTGGGCCTCGCGGCTCGACGTGCCCGCGCAGTCGGTCGACCAGCGCGTGAAGATGCCCGCCTGGATGAACGAGTTCGAGCTGCGCGGCGGCAAGCTCGACTTCACCGACGCCGGCGTCGAGCACCTGGAGAGCTACGCACGGTCGTCCGACCTGGTGATCGTGGCCGCGGGCAAGGGCGACATCGCGCGCCTCTTCGAGCGCGACACCGAGCGGTCGACGTACGACGCTCCGCAGCGGTCGCTCGCGCTCACCTACGTCACCGGGATGCGCCCGCGCGAGGAACACTCCGCCGTCTCGTTCAACCTCATCCCCGGCGTCGGCGAGTACTTCGTCTTCCCGGCACTGACCACGAGCGGGCCGTGCGAAATCATGGTCTTCGAAGGCGTCCCGGGCGGCCCGCTGGACTGCTGGCGCGACGTCCGTTCCCCCGCCGAGCACCTCGAGACGTCCTTGCGGCTGGTCCGGCAGTTCCTGCCGTGGGAGGCCGAACGCTGCGGCGACCTCGCCCTGACCGACGACAACGGCGTGCTCGCCGGCCGCTTCCCGCCCACCGTCCGCAAGCCCGTCGGCGTGCTGCCGTCGGGCGCCACCGTGCTGGGGCTGGCCGACGTCGTCGTGCTCAACGACCCGATCACCGGCCAGGGCTCCAACAACGCGAGCAAATGCGCCACGTCCTACCTGTCCAGCATCCTCGAACACGGCGACCGGCCGTTCGACCGCGAGTTCCAGCGGCAGACCTTCGAGCGGTACTGGGACTACGCGCAGTACGTCGCCGGATGGACGAACGCCCTGCTGGCCCCGCCCCCGCCGCACGCGCTGGAGCTGCTCGGCGCCGCCGGGGCGCACCCGCGGATCGCGCGCCGGTTCGTCAACGGCTTCGACGACCCGCGCGACTTCTTCCACTGGTTCATGGACCCCGCGCTCGCGCAGGGCTACCTGGCCACCGTCGCGGCCTGA
- a CDS encoding fumarylacetoacetate hydrolase family protein, translating into MKLATVRVDGRDHLGAVEPEEGTVTILPAAAPTLDDVVRGDLVDLRHGTRVTLDAVEIVAPLRRFNRDILCTGWNYWDHFEESRGKREGQDPVDRPQHPTFFTKGPDTVIGPHDDIAFDPAISAKWDYEAEVALIIGKDGRSIPEERAWEHVFGLCVANDVSQRDLQRRHGGQWLKGKSIDATMPLGPWITTSDEVADPYDLTVRCTLNGEVLQEASTRQVAFRFERIIAELSWGMTLRAGDVILTGTPSGIGNAREPQVFLASGDEVVTFVSGLGELRNRVVATDLSGQP; encoded by the coding sequence ATGAAGCTGGCCACGGTCCGCGTCGACGGCAGGGACCACCTCGGCGCGGTGGAGCCGGAGGAAGGCACGGTGACGATCCTGCCCGCCGCGGCCCCGACGCTCGACGACGTCGTCCGCGGCGACCTGGTGGACCTGCGCCACGGCACGCGCGTCACGTTGGACGCGGTCGAGATCGTCGCACCGCTGCGCCGGTTCAACCGCGACATCCTGTGCACGGGCTGGAACTACTGGGACCACTTCGAGGAATCCCGGGGCAAACGCGAGGGCCAGGACCCGGTCGACCGGCCGCAGCACCCGACGTTCTTCACCAAGGGCCCGGACACGGTGATCGGCCCGCACGACGACATCGCGTTCGACCCGGCGATCTCGGCCAAGTGGGACTACGAAGCCGAAGTCGCGCTGATCATCGGCAAGGACGGCCGGTCCATCCCGGAAGAGCGGGCCTGGGAGCACGTGTTCGGCCTGTGCGTCGCCAACGACGTGTCCCAGCGCGACCTGCAGCGCCGCCACGGCGGCCAATGGCTCAAGGGCAAGAGCATCGACGCGACCATGCCGCTGGGCCCCTGGATCACGACGTCCGACGAGGTCGCGGACCCGTACGACCTCACTGTGCGCTGCACCCTGAACGGCGAGGTCCTGCAGGAGGCCTCCACGCGCCAGGTCGCGTTCCGCTTCGAGCGCATCATCGCCGAACTGAGCTGGGGCATGACCCTGCGGGCCGGCGACGTGATCCTCACCGGAACCCCCAGCGGGATCGGCAACGCCCGCGAACCGCAAGTGTTCCTCGCGTCCGGGGACGAGGTCGTCACCTTCGTGAGCGGTCTCGGTGAGCTTCGCAACCGGGTTGTCGCGACCGACCTCAGCGGGCAGCCGTAG
- a CDS encoding phytoene desaturase family protein → MNEYDAVVIGSGINGLVAAAELAREGWSVAVAERNDTLGGFIASEERTLPGYVHDTYSSWHPLFVSGPAYAALGDDLHRLGLEYRNTDGWVTASVADDGRTTYAHRDPERTAARFADGRDRDTYLAALNGFLEIAEPFGTLMASELKSVAALRAGAKLARRTRLLRDAVTSGRSFCRREFRGPEVDHLWTPWLLHAGLSPDHAGGGLMVPVLAATMHGFGLPVVAGGSARLVDAFGKLFAELGVEVHTGTEVEHILVEGKRAVGVIAGGRRLKAKTVLASCTPTALVRDLLPPGAVDVRFTGEAERFRYGRGAMQIHVALSGPPRWREDRLAEVPLIHLSDGSASTGIACAQAEAGLLPAKPTVVVGRQDVLDPARVPDGAAALWLQLQEVPFAPAGDAAGELDTTGGWTPELARAFARRVLDRVAAHSPGLTDLVRAIDVVTPVDLAAQNVNAVHGDPYGGSAELDQNFLWRPTPAGARHATPVPGLWHIGASTHPGPGLGGGSGHLVAQRLLRHR, encoded by the coding sequence ATGAACGAGTACGACGCCGTCGTCATCGGCTCCGGCATCAACGGCCTGGTCGCCGCCGCCGAGCTGGCCCGGGAGGGCTGGTCGGTCGCGGTGGCCGAGCGCAACGACACGCTCGGCGGCTTCATCGCGTCGGAGGAACGCACCCTGCCCGGCTACGTGCACGACACGTATTCGTCGTGGCACCCGCTGTTCGTCTCCGGCCCCGCCTACGCGGCGCTCGGCGACGACCTGCACCGGCTGGGCCTCGAGTACCGCAACACCGACGGCTGGGTGACCGCCAGCGTCGCCGACGACGGCCGCACGACCTACGCCCACCGCGACCCCGAGCGCACCGCCGCCCGCTTCGCCGACGGCCGCGACCGGGACACGTACCTGGCCGCGCTGAACGGATTCCTGGAGATCGCGGAACCCTTCGGCACGCTGATGGCGTCCGAGCTCAAGTCCGTGGCGGCGTTGCGGGCCGGGGCGAAGCTGGCCCGCCGGACGCGGCTGCTCCGTGACGCGGTGACGAGCGGGCGGTCGTTCTGCCGCCGCGAGTTCCGCGGGCCCGAGGTCGACCACCTGTGGACGCCGTGGCTGCTGCACGCCGGGCTGTCCCCCGACCACGCCGGGGGCGGGCTGATGGTCCCGGTGCTCGCCGCGACCATGCACGGCTTCGGCCTGCCGGTGGTCGCGGGCGGCTCGGCCCGGCTGGTCGACGCGTTCGGCAAGCTGTTCGCCGAACTCGGCGTCGAAGTCCACACCGGCACGGAGGTCGAGCACATCCTCGTCGAGGGCAAGCGCGCCGTCGGCGTCATCGCCGGCGGCCGCCGGCTGAAGGCCAAGACGGTGCTGGCGTCGTGCACCCCGACCGCGCTGGTCCGCGACCTGCTGCCACCCGGCGCGGTCGACGTCCGGTTCACCGGCGAGGCCGAGCGGTTCCGCTACGGACGTGGCGCGATGCAGATCCACGTCGCTCTGTCCGGTCCGCCGCGGTGGCGGGAGGACCGGCTCGCCGAGGTCCCGCTGATCCATCTCTCCGACGGCTCGGCGAGCACCGGGATCGCCTGCGCCCAGGCCGAAGCCGGGCTGCTGCCGGCGAAACCGACGGTCGTGGTGGGCAGGCAGGACGTCCTCGACCCGGCCCGCGTCCCGGACGGCGCGGCCGCCCTGTGGCTCCAGCTGCAGGAGGTGCCGTTCGCCCCGGCCGGGGACGCCGCCGGCGAGCTGGACACGACCGGCGGCTGGACGCCCGAGCTGGCCCGGGCGTTCGCGCGGCGCGTGCTCGACCGGGTCGCCGCCCACTCCCCCGGGCTGACGGACCTCGTCCGCGCGATCGACGTCGTCACGCCGGTGGACCTGGCCGCCCAGAACGTCAACGCCGTCCACGGCGATCCGTACGGCGGCTCGGCCGAGCTCGACCAGAACTTCCTCTGGCGCCCGACGCCTGCCGGCGCCCGGCACGCCACGCCGGTGCCCGGCCTCTGGCACATCGGCGCCTCGACCCACCCCGGTCCTGGCCTCGGCGGCGGCTCGGGTCACCTGGTCGCCCAGCGCCTGCTCCGCCACCGCTGA
- a CDS encoding cupin domain-containing protein, giving the protein MTTNLSTPAAYSGEAADRARVGEPGALSRFREILVQTHDLDWIDKTLDGLSHKMLWRDDETGASIALVRFRKGAGIPSRHAHASNQFMFCLKGRYTYVPTGITLTEGAFYWNPKGSEHGPTHADEESVLLEIYDGPHYPAQPDWYDDPADAR; this is encoded by the coding sequence ATGACGACCAACCTCTCGACCCCCGCCGCGTACTCCGGCGAGGCCGCCGACCGCGCCCGCGTGGGTGAGCCTGGCGCGCTCAGCCGCTTCCGGGAGATCCTCGTCCAGACCCACGACCTGGACTGGATCGACAAGACCCTGGACGGCCTGTCCCACAAGATGCTCTGGCGCGACGACGAGACCGGCGCGTCGATCGCGCTCGTCCGGTTCCGGAAGGGCGCGGGCATTCCGTCCCGGCACGCCCACGCGTCGAACCAGTTCATGTTCTGCCTCAAGGGCCGCTACACGTACGTGCCGACCGGCATCACCCTCACCGAAGGCGCCTTCTACTGGAACCCCAAGGGATCCGAGCACGGCCCGACGCACGCCGACGAGGAGTCCGTGCTGCTCGAGATCTACGACGGCCCGCACTACCCGGCCCAGCCCGACTGGTATGACGACCCCGCCGACGCCCGCTGA
- a CDS encoding RidA family protein, protein MPKQEIVSPDLAVPNGHFAQATRAGRLVFISGMTARNATGGVTGVGDVSAQTHQVCQNLEAAVKAAGGTLDDIARVDVYVRNMEDFDAIHAVRRQYFTGVAPASTMVEVSKFVNKDYLIEINAIAVLPEDAR, encoded by the coding sequence ATGCCCAAACAGGAAATCGTCTCCCCGGACCTGGCCGTCCCCAATGGACACTTCGCGCAGGCGACCCGCGCGGGCCGGCTGGTCTTCATCTCCGGCATGACCGCTCGCAACGCCACCGGCGGCGTCACCGGCGTCGGCGACGTCAGCGCCCAGACCCACCAGGTGTGCCAGAACCTCGAAGCCGCGGTCAAGGCCGCCGGCGGCACGCTCGACGACATCGCGCGTGTCGACGTCTACGTCCGCAACATGGAGGACTTCGACGCCATCCACGCCGTGCGCCGGCAGTACTTCACCGGCGTGGCCCCCGCGTCGACCATGGTCGAAGTCTCGAAGTTCGTGAACAAGGACTACCTGATCGAGATCAACGCGATCGCCGTCCTCCCGGAGGACGCGCGATGA
- a CDS encoding AraC family transcriptional regulator produces the protein MTDQAEPGAALPLAHGEHLSTRDVDEARELVARAFCSHQLVPLDGHRSVDARFHSVRLGQVGLHYLDYGAEVRIAPGQLQDFFLVQMPLAGRAEITCGKESVVSDPLTASVPAPDEDLVMRWGADNPQLIVWIDRAGLEEHLSRMLGRPLVRPLRFDLGMDMSQQAVRSWRNVVDLLRREVDTEGGIPAEPLAMTELQRLLFSQLLLAQPNNYSSVLHREPLPSAPKVIKQAVELIEAHAAEPLTVEDVAEAVGLGVRALQEGFRRFLDTTPMNHLREVRLRRVHEELRLADPARTNVTEVAVRWGFLHAGRFSVQYRQRFGESPSATLRG, from the coding sequence ATGACCGACCAGGCGGAACCGGGTGCCGCCCTGCCCCTCGCGCACGGCGAGCACCTCAGCACCCGCGACGTCGACGAAGCGCGCGAGCTGGTGGCCCGTGCCTTCTGCTCGCACCAGCTCGTGCCGCTCGACGGCCACCGCAGCGTCGACGCGCGCTTCCACTCCGTGCGGCTCGGGCAGGTCGGGCTGCACTACCTCGACTACGGCGCCGAGGTCCGCATCGCGCCCGGGCAGTTGCAGGACTTCTTCCTCGTCCAGATGCCCCTGGCCGGCCGCGCCGAGATCACCTGCGGCAAGGAGTCCGTGGTATCCGACCCGCTGACCGCGTCGGTCCCGGCGCCCGACGAGGACCTCGTCATGCGGTGGGGCGCGGACAATCCGCAGCTCATCGTCTGGATCGACCGCGCCGGTCTCGAAGAGCACCTGAGCCGGATGCTCGGCAGGCCCCTGGTCCGGCCGCTGCGGTTCGACCTCGGGATGGACATGTCCCAGCAGGCCGTGCGGTCGTGGCGCAACGTCGTCGACCTGCTGCGCCGCGAGGTCGACACCGAGGGCGGCATCCCCGCCGAGCCGCTGGCGATGACCGAGCTGCAGCGGCTGCTGTTCAGCCAGCTCCTGCTCGCCCAGCCGAACAACTACAGCTCGGTGCTGCACCGCGAGCCGTTGCCGAGCGCGCCCAAGGTGATCAAGCAGGCCGTCGAGCTGATCGAGGCGCACGCGGCCGAGCCGCTGACCGTGGAGGACGTCGCGGAGGCGGTCGGGCTCGGCGTGCGGGCGCTGCAGGAGGGGTTCCGGCGGTTCCTCGACACGACGCCGATGAACCACCTGCGCGAGGTGCGGCTGCGGCGCGTCCACGAGGAGCTGCGGCTCGCCGACCCGGCCCGGACGAACGTCACGGAGGTCGCCGTGCGGTGGGGTTTCCTGCACGCGGGCCGGTTCTCGGTGCAGTACCGGCAGCGGTTCGGCGAATCGCCGTCGGCCACGCTGCGCGGCTAA
- a CDS encoding SDR family NAD(P)-dependent oxidoreductase, which produces MTGGAHGIGAATARAFAERGGTAIVFDVVHAPDLDGHDRIEQHRVDVSDRERVRDAVDTVLLRHGRIDALVAGAAIQPRCDVVGMDPYTWRQTLAVNLDGVVWSAQAVLPGMIARRAGSIVVFSSGLAHAGRAQASAYAASKGALTSFAKSLAAEVADYRVRVNTIFPGVIDTPQFRAANPAGGEREHWAATTGIGTPEDVVGCLLFLLSDAATMTGSTLTRDRAFAQEEL; this is translated from the coding sequence GTGACCGGTGGCGCCCACGGCATCGGTGCCGCCACCGCCCGCGCCTTCGCCGAGCGCGGCGGCACCGCCATCGTCTTCGACGTCGTCCACGCCCCGGACCTCGACGGCCATGACCGGATCGAACAGCACCGCGTCGACGTCTCCGACCGGGAGCGCGTGCGGGACGCGGTCGACACCGTCCTGCTCCGGCACGGCCGGATCGACGCACTGGTGGCGGGCGCCGCGATCCAGCCGCGCTGCGACGTCGTCGGCATGGACCCCTACACGTGGCGGCAGACCCTGGCCGTGAACCTCGACGGCGTCGTCTGGAGCGCGCAGGCCGTGCTGCCCGGCATGATCGCCCGCCGGGCCGGCAGCATCGTGGTGTTCTCCTCCGGGCTCGCCCACGCCGGCCGCGCCCAGGCTTCCGCCTACGCGGCGAGCAAGGGCGCGTTGACGTCGTTCGCGAAGTCCCTGGCCGCCGAGGTCGCCGACTACCGCGTGCGGGTCAACACGATCTTCCCCGGCGTGATCGACACACCCCAGTTCCGCGCCGCCAACCCGGCCGGCGGCGAGCGCGAGCACTGGGCCGCGACGACCGGGATCGGCACCCCCGAGGACGTCGTCGGCTGCCTGCTCTTCCTGCTCTCGGACGCGGCCACGATGACCGGTTCCACGCTGACCCGCGACCGGGCATTCGCGCAGGAGGAATTGTGA
- a CDS encoding flavin reductase family protein: protein MTAMTELPVTREFGPRELRSALGRYATGVTVITACAPGGRRIGVTANSFTSVSLEPPLVSWCPAKRAPSLPDLQQATHFAVNVLAADQHHLSGQFATGAPDKFAGVVVQEGLGGVPLIDGALVRFECRTVRWVDAGDHLICLGEVERFDTGDGEPLVFHAGAYHVAARHPEF, encoded by the coding sequence ATGACCGCCATGACGGAGCTGCCCGTGACCCGCGAGTTCGGCCCCCGCGAACTGCGTTCGGCCCTCGGCCGGTACGCCACCGGTGTCACCGTGATCACCGCCTGCGCGCCGGGCGGGCGCCGGATCGGCGTCACCGCGAACTCGTTCACGTCGGTGTCGCTGGAGCCGCCGCTCGTTTCGTGGTGCCCGGCCAAGCGCGCACCGAGCCTGCCCGACCTGCAGCAGGCGACGCACTTCGCCGTCAACGTGCTCGCCGCCGACCAGCACCACCTGTCCGGGCAGTTCGCGACCGGCGCTCCGGACAAGTTCGCCGGCGTGGTGGTGCAGGAGGGCCTCGGCGGCGTGCCGCTGATCGACGGCGCGCTGGTCCGGTTCGAATGCCGGACCGTGCGCTGGGTCGACGCCGGCGACCACCTGATCTGCCTCGGCGAGGTCGAGCGCTTCGACACCGGCGACGGCGAGCCCCTGGTGTTCCACGCCGGGGCGTACCACGTGGCCGCGCGTCACCCCGAGTTCTGA